One genomic segment of Streptomyces liangshanensis includes these proteins:
- a CDS encoding ABC transporter ATP-binding protein has product MVRRPAATPFTQDSTDVVLDVRDLRVEYVGESGRTPAVSDVSFTLRRGEVLGIAGESGSGKSTLAYAITRLHKPPAEISRGEIHYTKPDGTTVDVLAMDEDELRGFRWEELSIVFQSAMNALNPILRIGAQIEDVIVAHRPKMDARERAARVVELLGIVGIPADRANSYPHELSGGMRQRAMIAVGLALDPEIIVMDEPTTALDVVIQRQIIEKIMELKDRLGFSVVFITHDLSLLIELSDTIAVMYGGKVVEMAPADDFYRRPQHPYSRGLLGSFPTLGGPKRELTGIIGSPPDLRRLPSGCAFAPRCPHAFDACATQVPPLLQVTGPGGGTSLAACLLHADTGAGTPADPGGPHPRNTPNELATGETR; this is encoded by the coding sequence GTGGTACGGCGGCCCGCCGCGACGCCCTTCACCCAGGACAGCACCGACGTCGTGCTCGACGTCCGCGACCTGCGGGTGGAGTACGTCGGCGAGAGCGGCCGTACCCCGGCCGTCAGCGACGTCTCGTTCACCCTGCGGCGCGGCGAAGTGCTGGGCATCGCGGGGGAGTCGGGCTCGGGCAAGTCCACCCTCGCCTACGCCATCACCCGGCTGCACAAGCCGCCGGCCGAGATATCCCGGGGCGAGATCCACTACACCAAGCCCGACGGCACCACCGTCGACGTGCTCGCCATGGACGAGGACGAACTGCGCGGCTTCCGCTGGGAGGAACTGTCCATCGTCTTCCAGTCGGCGATGAACGCGCTCAACCCGATCCTGCGGATCGGCGCCCAGATCGAGGACGTCATCGTCGCCCACCGGCCGAAGATGGACGCCCGGGAACGCGCCGCCCGGGTGGTGGAACTCCTCGGCATCGTCGGCATCCCCGCCGACCGCGCGAACTCCTACCCGCACGAACTCTCCGGCGGCATGCGGCAGCGCGCGATGATCGCCGTCGGGCTCGCCCTCGACCCCGAGATCATCGTGATGGACGAACCGACCACCGCGCTCGACGTGGTGATCCAGCGTCAGATCATCGAGAAGATCATGGAGTTGAAGGACCGGCTCGGCTTCTCGGTCGTGTTCATCACCCACGACCTGTCCCTGCTGATCGAACTCTCCGACACCATCGCGGTGATGTACGGCGGCAAGGTCGTCGAGATGGCCCCGGCCGACGACTTCTACCGCCGCCCGCAACACCCGTACAGCCGCGGCCTGCTGGGCTCCTTCCCCACCCTCGGCGGCCCCAAGCGGGAGCTGACCGGCATCATCGGCTCCCCGCCCGACCTGCGCAGACTCCCCAGCGGGTGTGCGTTCGCCCCCCGATGTCCGCACGCCTTCGACGCCTGCGCCACCCAGGTGCCCCCGCTCCTCCAGGTCACCGGGCCCGGCGGCGGCACGTCCCTGGCGGCCTGCCTGCTGCACGCGGACACCGGCGCGGGCACTCCCGCCGACCCCGGCGGCCCGCACCCCCGGAACACCCCGAACGAACTGGCGACAGGTGAGACACGATGA
- a CDS encoding zinc-dependent alcohol dehydrogenase gives MKISQLVGRRTSEVVTADDPVPADHQVLVDVLACGVCTSDIGAWRDHDPAGAPVRLGHEMVGRVVGAGRDAGRWVPGDLVTGLGGEGFATRAVMDANAVLPVPAGIEPAHALGEPVADLEEALSRTGVGPGDRVAVVGLGFMGLGLVQLAKRHAPGLLIGVDPDPARRRRALALGADLVFAPNTLPEEYRSDTGRATDARPAIVLEATGATGGLRTAGSMVRPFGTLGVVGYHHTGDAMMDMDLWYKAVTVVNGFCPDRTRLVAAMRETLALIAERRFSYEPLITHRFGLDDVDEAFRTLEAAGPDFVKGVVLF, from the coding sequence ATGAAGATCAGTCAACTCGTCGGCCGTCGCACCTCCGAGGTCGTCACCGCGGACGACCCCGTGCCCGCCGACCACCAGGTGCTGGTGGACGTACTGGCCTGCGGGGTGTGTACGTCGGACATCGGGGCGTGGCGGGACCACGACCCCGCCGGCGCACCGGTCCGGCTGGGTCACGAGATGGTGGGCCGTGTGGTCGGCGCGGGGCGCGACGCGGGGCGGTGGGTTCCGGGCGATCTCGTGACGGGCCTGGGCGGCGAGGGGTTCGCGACGCGGGCGGTCATGGACGCGAACGCGGTCCTGCCGGTGCCGGCGGGCATCGAGCCGGCGCACGCGCTGGGCGAACCGGTGGCCGACCTGGAGGAGGCCCTGTCCCGTACCGGCGTCGGCCCCGGTGACCGGGTGGCCGTGGTGGGTCTCGGCTTCATGGGCCTCGGCCTCGTCCAGCTCGCCAAACGGCACGCGCCCGGTCTGCTCATCGGCGTGGACCCGGACCCCGCCCGGCGCCGGCGGGCCCTCGCGCTCGGCGCCGACCTGGTCTTCGCACCCAACACACTGCCGGAGGAGTACCGCTCGGACACCGGCCGGGCCACGGACGCGCGGCCGGCGATCGTGCTGGAGGCGACCGGGGCCACCGGCGGGCTGCGGACGGCGGGCAGCATGGTCCGGCCGTTCGGCACGCTGGGGGTGGTGGGCTACCACCACACCGGCGACGCGATGATGGACATGGACCTCTGGTACAAGGCCGTCACCGTCGTCAACGGCTTCTGCCCCGACCGCACCCGGCTGGTCGCCGCGATGCGGGAGACCCTCGCCCTGATCGCCGAACGGCGGTTCAGCTACGAGCCGTTGATCACCCACCGGTTCGGCCTGGACGACGTCGACGAGGCGTTCCGGACCCTGGAGGCGGCGGGCCCGGACTTCGTCAAGGGGGTGGTGCTGTTCTGA
- a CDS encoding ABC transporter permease has product MRTLLRKIAFYLLTAWAAISLNFLIPRVMPGNPADNLINQFHGKLSPSAVHALRVLFGQPDQNLWQQYVSYWHSVFTGNFGISYAYYPSKVSTVLGSSMYWTLILVTICTVLGFVLGTSLGMLAGWKRGSWLDSLVPVTTFLSSIPYFWFAIIMVYVFAITLNWFPLSGGYALDQSIGLNGGFLASAVNYAVLPAATITVASVGGWLIGMRNMMLTTLGEDYVRLAEAKGLSKRRVMYTYAARNAMLPSFSGFAMSLGFVIGGSIVTEVVFNYPGIGSVLFKAAQAADYPLMSAIFLLITVLVLVANLLADIAYVFLDPRTRES; this is encoded by the coding sequence GTGCGCACACTCCTCAGGAAGATCGCCTTCTACCTGCTCACCGCCTGGGCTGCGATCAGCCTCAACTTCCTCATCCCGCGTGTCATGCCGGGCAATCCGGCGGACAACCTGATCAACCAGTTCCACGGCAAACTCAGCCCGTCCGCGGTGCACGCCCTGCGGGTTCTCTTCGGCCAGCCCGACCAGAACCTCTGGCAGCAGTACGTCAGTTACTGGCACAGCGTGTTCACCGGCAACTTCGGGATCTCGTACGCGTACTACCCGTCCAAGGTCAGCACGGTCCTCGGCAGCAGCATGTACTGGACGCTGATCCTCGTCACCATCTGCACCGTGCTGGGCTTCGTCCTCGGCACCTCGCTGGGCATGCTGGCCGGCTGGAAACGCGGCAGTTGGCTCGACTCGCTGGTGCCCGTGACGACGTTCCTGTCGTCCATCCCCTACTTCTGGTTCGCGATCATCATGGTCTACGTCTTCGCGATCACCCTCAACTGGTTCCCGCTGTCCGGTGGTTACGCGCTCGACCAGAGCATCGGGCTGAACGGCGGCTTCCTCGCCAGCGCGGTCAACTACGCGGTCTTGCCCGCCGCCACCATCACCGTCGCCTCGGTCGGCGGCTGGCTCATCGGCATGCGCAACATGATGCTGACCACGCTCGGCGAGGACTACGTCCGGCTCGCCGAGGCCAAGGGCCTCTCCAAGCGGCGGGTGATGTACACCTACGCGGCCCGCAACGCGATGCTCCCGTCGTTCTCCGGCTTCGCGATGTCGCTCGGCTTCGTCATCGGCGGCTCCATCGTCACCGAGGTCGTCTTCAACTACCCCGGCATCGGGTCGGTGCTCTTCAAGGCCGCGCAGGCGGCCGACTACCCCCTGATGTCCGCCATTTTCCTGCTCATCACCGTGCTGGTACTCGTCGCGAACCTCCTCGCGGACATCGCGTACGTGTTCCTCGACCCGAGGACAAGGGAGAGCTGA
- a CDS encoding GntR family transcriptional regulator has translation MNDSPEVSGAMVPGYPEPLWIQAVQVIQGEIDRGVLLPGGRLPPERQLCQQLGISRVTLRKALNSLVETGVLNPSHGRGWYVAKTVPAARKKEWPNTLESFSETAARMGLTPHSKVLRAETSPATIDEAEQLAIAPGTPLFRLERVRLLEGVAIALDVTRLRQALVPDIERVDFQERSLYATLAAAGVEPVRADSTIEATKADERAAEHLDLASGDPVLVMRQVALGGQREPLFVSTIQYAGDRYRLRTSFARS, from the coding sequence ATGAACGACTCGCCTGAGGTCTCCGGTGCCATGGTGCCCGGATATCCGGAGCCGTTGTGGATCCAGGCGGTCCAGGTGATCCAGGGGGAGATCGACCGGGGCGTGCTCCTGCCCGGCGGCCGGCTGCCCCCCGAACGCCAGTTGTGCCAGCAACTGGGCATCAGCCGCGTGACGTTGCGCAAGGCGCTCAACAGCCTGGTCGAGACTGGGGTGTTGAACCCCTCGCACGGGCGTGGCTGGTACGTGGCCAAGACCGTCCCGGCCGCGCGGAAGAAGGAATGGCCCAACACACTGGAGTCGTTCAGCGAGACGGCGGCGCGGATGGGGCTCACCCCCCACTCCAAGGTGCTGCGCGCCGAGACGAGCCCGGCCACCATCGACGAGGCCGAGCAACTGGCCATCGCTCCCGGGACGCCGCTCTTCCGCCTGGAGCGGGTGCGCCTGCTGGAGGGCGTGGCGATAGCGCTGGATGTGACGCGCCTGCGGCAGGCACTCGTACCGGACATCGAGCGGGTGGACTTCCAGGAGCGGTCGCTGTACGCCACCCTCGCGGCGGCCGGGGTCGAACCGGTGCGCGCGGACAGCACGATCGAGGCGACGAAGGCCGACGAACGGGCGGCCGAGCACCTCGACCTGGCGTCCGGCGACCCGGTGCTCGTCATGCGGCAGGTCGCGCTGGGCGGACAGCGGGAACCGTTGTTCGTCTCGACGATCCAGTACGCGGGCGACCGCTACCGGTTGCGTACCTCGTTCGCGCGCTCGTAG
- a CDS encoding AI-2E family transporter encodes MSATLSSTKTAAALRRSARVSVELLAVLVMVAVGLWLLGRMWPVVWPLVVGLFLTTMTWPLTAFLRRRGWAPALAATAVTLLFLLVSLGIVALIAVPVASQSGELTDGVVDGIQKLREWASGPPLNIGDDQIAGAFDAAVARIQGSVGSMVGAVVTGVGTVFNGLVTGVLALFLMFFFLKDGPRFLPWLARQLPGRLATDVPIVAERGWETLGAFVRSQALIGLLDAVFIGIGLWALGVPLVLPLAVLTFVSAFVPIVGALFAGLVAVLIALVSNGLTDALIVLAIIVVVQQVEGNVLQPMIQSRGLGLHAAVVLLAVTLGGSLAGVVGSLLAVPVAALVAVVWNYLREQLADPPPVSEPDEPRTGDAVLS; translated from the coding sequence ATGTCTGCCACGCTGAGTTCCACCAAAACCGCCGCAGCGCTCCGGAGATCGGCGCGCGTCTCCGTCGAACTGCTGGCGGTCCTCGTGATGGTCGCGGTGGGCCTGTGGCTCCTGGGCCGGATGTGGCCGGTCGTCTGGCCGCTGGTGGTGGGGCTGTTCCTCACGACCATGACCTGGCCCCTGACCGCTTTCCTGCGCCGGCGCGGGTGGGCCCCCGCGCTCGCCGCGACGGCGGTGACCCTCCTCTTCCTCCTGGTCTCCCTCGGCATCGTGGCGCTGATCGCGGTGCCGGTGGCGTCCCAGTCCGGCGAGCTGACGGACGGTGTGGTCGACGGCATCCAGAAGTTGCGCGAGTGGGCCTCCGGGCCGCCGCTGAACATCGGCGACGACCAGATCGCGGGCGCCTTCGACGCCGCCGTCGCCCGGATCCAGGGCAGTGTGGGCAGCATGGTGGGCGCCGTGGTCACCGGCGTGGGCACGGTGTTCAACGGTCTGGTCACCGGTGTCCTGGCGCTCTTCCTGATGTTCTTCTTCCTCAAGGACGGCCCGCGGTTCCTGCCGTGGCTCGCCCGCCAGCTCCCCGGCCGGCTCGCCACCGACGTCCCGATCGTCGCCGAGCGCGGCTGGGAGACGCTCGGCGCGTTCGTACGGTCGCAGGCCCTCATCGGTCTCCTCGACGCGGTGTTCATCGGAATCGGCCTGTGGGCGCTCGGGGTGCCGCTGGTGCTCCCGCTGGCGGTGCTGACCTTCGTCTCCGCGTTCGTGCCGATCGTGGGCGCGCTGTTCGCGGGCCTGGTCGCGGTGCTCATCGCGCTGGTGTCGAACGGCCTGACCGACGCGCTGATCGTGCTGGCGATCATCGTCGTCGTCCAGCAGGTGGAGGGCAACGTGCTCCAGCCCATGATCCAGAGCCGCGGACTGGGCCTGCACGCCGCCGTGGTCCTGCTGGCGGTGACACTCGGCGGCAGCCTCGCCGGTGTGGTGGGCAGCCTGCTCGCGGTGCCGGTGGCCGCGCTGGTGGCGGTGGTCTGGAACTACCTGCGCGAGCAACTCGCCGACCCGCCCCCGGTGTCGGAGCCCGACGAGCCGCGGACCGGCGACGCGGTGCTGTCGTAG
- a CDS encoding ABC transporter ATP-binding protein: MSGDTKTGTGTTTGTTAGQRPVLEAVHVTKHFPVRSGLPRRGATRKVVHAVDDVSLSLYAGRITALVGESGSGKSTLARLLAQLYPLTSGEVRLHGEPVRAMRGRAFRDHVRKVQLILQDPFGSFNPVATIAGTLKRAVALHHPGKRGKDQAAVIDDLMTQINLVPPRQFTAKYPHELSGGQLQRISIARALAADPEVFLADEPVSSLDVSIRLGILNLLRRLTEERNAAMLYVTHDIASARYFATDTAVMYAGQVVESGPSEEVTQEAAHPYTQLLIASAPDPSRSGADRVRDIGQPPSLIDPPAGCRFHPRCPYAMERCATTAPEPFPLTAGHTVRCWLYADDPEARAKRAENTEAVARPAAPTA, translated from the coding sequence ATGAGCGGTGACACGAAGACCGGGACGGGGACCACCACCGGCACCACGGCCGGGCAGCGGCCCGTGCTGGAAGCCGTCCACGTGACCAAGCACTTCCCCGTACGGAGCGGACTGCCCCGGCGCGGCGCCACCCGCAAGGTCGTGCACGCCGTCGACGACGTCTCGCTCAGCCTGTACGCGGGGCGGATCACCGCGCTCGTCGGCGAGTCCGGGTCCGGCAAGTCGACCCTGGCCCGCCTGCTCGCCCAGCTCTACCCGCTCACGAGCGGCGAGGTGCGGCTGCACGGCGAACCCGTCAGGGCGATGCGCGGCCGGGCCTTCCGCGACCACGTCCGCAAGGTCCAGCTGATCCTCCAGGACCCGTTCGGCTCCTTCAACCCGGTCGCCACCATCGCCGGCACCCTCAAGCGGGCCGTCGCCCTGCACCACCCCGGCAAGCGCGGCAAGGACCAGGCCGCCGTCATCGACGACCTGATGACGCAGATCAACCTCGTGCCGCCCCGACAGTTCACCGCGAAGTACCCGCACGAACTGTCGGGCGGACAGCTCCAGCGCATCTCCATCGCCCGCGCGCTGGCCGCCGACCCCGAGGTGTTCCTCGCCGACGAACCGGTCTCCAGCCTCGACGTCTCCATCCGCCTCGGCATCCTCAACCTGCTGCGCCGCCTCACCGAGGAACGCAACGCCGCGATGCTCTACGTCACCCACGACATCGCCTCCGCCCGCTACTTCGCCACCGACACCGCGGTGATGTACGCCGGGCAGGTCGTCGAGAGCGGCCCCTCGGAGGAGGTGACCCAGGAGGCGGCCCATCCGTACACCCAACTGCTGATCGCCTCCGCACCCGACCCGTCGAGGTCCGGCGCCGACCGCGTCCGGGACATCGGCCAGCCGCCGAGCCTCATCGACCCGCCGGCCGGCTGCCGCTTCCACCCGCGCTGCCCGTACGCGATGGAGCGCTGCGCGACCACCGCACCCGAGCCGTTCCCCCTGACCGCCGGACACACCGTCCGGTGCTGGCTCTACGCCGACGACCCCGAGGCCCGTGCCAAACGGGCCGAGAACACCGAGGCCGTCGCGCGTCCGGCCGCCCCCACCGCCTGA